The window GTGAGCAGCCCTCGACGCTGCTGTTCCTGCCCCTCGCGCACGTCTTCGGCCGGATGGTGGAGGTGGCCGCCGTCCGGGCCCGGGTGAAGCTCGGTCACCAGCCGGTGTTGGCGGCGGCCGAACTGCTGCCGGACCTGGCCGCGTTCCGGCCGACCTTCGTGCTGGGGGTGCCGTACGTCTTCGAGAAGGTGTTCGCGGCGGCCCGCCGCAAGGCGGAGGCGGAGGGGCGGACGGGCCCCTTCGACCGGGCGGTGGAAACGGCGGTGCGGTACGCCGAGGCCCGTGAACAAAAGGCGTTCGGCAGCGGACCGGGCCCGTCGGCCGCGCTGCGCCTGGAGCACCAGGTCTTCGAGAAGCTGGTGTACGGCAAGGTCCGCGAGGCGATGGGCGGGCGGGTGCGGCACGCGATGTCGGGCGGGTCGGCGATGTCGCGCCGGCTGGGGCTGTTCTTCGACGGCGCCGGGATCACGGTGTACGAGGGGTACGGGCTGACGGAGTCCTCCGCCGCCGCCACGGCGAATCCGCCGGGGGCGACGAAGTACGGCACGGTGGGCCCGCCCATCCCGGGCGGTTCGGTGCACATCGCGGACGACGGGGAGGTCTGGCTGCACGGGGGGCACGTCTTCTCCGGGTACCTCAACGATCCGCGCGGCACGGAGGAGGTGCTGCACGGGGGCTGGTTGGCGACCGGGGACCTGGGGCGGCTCGACGCGGACGGCTACCTGACCATCACCGGGCGCAAGAAGGAGATCCTGGTGACGTCGAACGGGAAGAGCGTCTCCCCGACGGCGCTGGAGGAGCGGGTGCGCTCGCATCCCCTGGTGTCGCAGTGCGTCCTGGTCGGCAACGACCGGCCCTACATCGCGGCGCTGGTGACCCTGGACATGGAGGGGGTCGCGCACTGGCTGTCGATGCGGGGGCTGCCCCAGCAGGCGGCGGCTCGGGTGATACACGACCCGGAACTGTCGGCGGAGGTGCGCCGTGCGGTGGTGGCCGCCAACACCCTGGTGTCCCAGGCGGAGGCGATCCGTACGTTCCGGGTGCTGGCCGAGCAGTTCACCGAGGAACGCGGTTTGT of the Streptomyces sp. NBC_01426 genome contains:
- a CDS encoding AMP-dependent synthetase/ligase, whose amino-acid sequence is MREFTVPPVVTDAPVGGLADVVFDHARQDPDRVVLGRKTEGVWRDVTSGELAEEVLALAKGLLAQGVRFGDRVGVMSRTRYEWTLFDFALWAIGAQPVPVYPSSSAEQVHWILYDSACTGCVVENEDQAMTVGSVVERLPDLRRLWQLDSGAVAELVEGGRGVADDVVHRHRRAVTPDATATVIYTSGTTGRPKGCVLTHANFMFEADTMVDRWESVFRAGPGEQPSTLLFLPLAHVFGRMVEVAAVRARVKLGHQPVLAAAELLPDLAAFRPTFVLGVPYVFEKVFAAARRKAEAEGRTGPFDRAVETAVRYAEAREQKAFGSGPGPSAALRLEHQVFEKLVYGKVREAMGGRVRHAMSGGSAMSRRLGLFFDGAGITVYEGYGLTESSAAATANPPGATKYGTVGPPIPGGSVHIADDGEVWLHGGHVFSGYLNDPRGTEEVLHGGWLATGDLGRLDADGYLTITGRKKEILVTSNGKSVSPTALEERVRSHPLVSQCVLVGNDRPYIAALVTLDMEGVAHWLSMRGLPQQAAARVIHDPELSAEVRRAVVAANTLVSQAEAIRTFRVLAEQFTEERGLLTPSLKLKRRAIEQAYATEVAALYQG